Genomic DNA from Psychrilyobacter piezotolerans:
TCCCTATGGCACTTGGTCCTTCACCTAAAAATAAAAAAATTATGGCAAAGGGAAGAGCCACCGTCATCTCAAGGGTAAGACTTATAAAGGGGTTTAAATTTATAGTTTTCTTTATGCCCCCATAAACTGCAAAGGATATAGCTATGAATACTCCCCAGAGAGGTATTACACCGCTTCCCACTGTAAGTACTGCCACCCCAATAACTGCGATAACTATTCCATATCTCTGGAGTTTACTTATCTTCTCCTTAAAGACCACTAATCCTGTTAAGGCCATGAGAAGAGGACATATATAATATGCCAGACTTGCCTCTATTATCCTGTCTGAAACCATGGTATAGGTATAAGCTCCCCAGTTAATGGAAAGAGCTCCTGCTGACAGAATTATTTTCTTCATAGTTTTTTTATCCCTTAATACTTCTGTATACTCCCTAAATTTCCCCCTTACAAGAAGATAAATACCCAGAGATAAAAATGATAATATTATCCTGTAGTTCAGGAGTTCAAAGGCTGGTATTCCCTTTAAATGTCTCCAGTATATGGGAAGTATCCCCCAAAGAATATATCCCATTGCTGCAAAGATTATCCCTTTCCTCTCTCTTCCTTCCATTCTTTTTCCTCCCTTAATCCATGTTTTATAAAAGACTATACATTTGATTGGATTTAATAGCAAGTATTTTTTATAAAAAGGCACTTGGAGGAGTACCCTAAAGCTAATGGGATTATATTTTTTCTGTTTTACCGGAACGTTTTTTAGAAGGCATATAATTTTCTTCATAATCAGCCAAAGAATCTAAAGCTATTTTACCTAAAGGAACTATGGCAAAGAGGTTTAAGACTGTCATAAGTCCGACTCCCATATCTGCAAGAGCCCAAACAAACAGATATTGGCTTAAGCCCCCTGCAAACAGCATAGAAAGAGCAAAGGTTTTATAGAGGTTCTGAGCTAATTTCCCCTCAACAATAAAGGAAACATTGGATTTGGCATAGTAAAGAATACCTAAAAAAG
This window encodes:
- the rarD gene encoding EamA family transporter RarD; translated protein: MEGRERKGIIFAAMGYILWGILPIYWRHLKGIPAFELLNYRIILSFLSLGIYLLVRGKFREYTEVLRDKKTMKKIILSAGALSINWGAYTYTMVSDRIIEASLAYYICPLLMALTGLVVFKEKISKLQRYGIVIAVIGVAVLTVGSGVIPLWGVFIAISFAVYGGIKKTINLNPFISLTLEMTVALPFAIIFLFLGEGPSAIGKGQLIYLLLLGGVTVVPLLFFVKGAQMAKFSDIAILQYFYPSLALIIGVFLYGEVFTTIHLVSFTIIWVAVVMFLIPFFRKKEYKLENS
- a CDS encoding alanine:cation symporter family protein, whose translation is LFSNEAGSGSAPCAAAAAEVSHPAKQGLIQSLGVYIDTLVICSATAFVILLADKTTTEGKTGMSLLQAAMRHHLGEFGVIFIAIVLLLFAFSTFLGILYYAKSNVSFIVEGKLAQNLYKTFALSMLFAGGLSQYLFVWALADMGVGLMTVLNLFAIVPLGKIALDSLADYEENYMPSKKRSGKTEKI